TAGAGTTTCCACCGACCTTAATTTTAGTAGTACTATCGGGTACGGTTGAAACACAAACTACAATTTTCATAATTCCAGATTAAATTTATAAAATTACTATTTTAACATTAATTTATATTTTAAAATTCAATAAAGACATTGAAAAAGATTAAAGAGTATGAGTAAATGTGACTTTAAGCTGCAAGATTAGATGGTGAAAGATACATTGAAAATAATGTAAAATCTGAGTATATTAAAAAATATCGCGGGATGGAGCAGTTGGTAGCTCGTCGGGCTCATAACCCGAAGGTCGCAGGTTCAAGTCCTGCTCCCGCTACAAAGATATGTCCGAAATGCTGATAGTGTTTCGGACTTTTTTATTTATGATGATTATTTAAAAAGATTTATTTAAATTACCGTATGAAGAAATATTATTACATATTTATTCCTGCTGCTGTTCTCATAATTACGATTTTGTTTTTAGTAACAGACAAGTCCGTACCACAAGAAAGGAGTGATAAAAAGATATTCACGGTAATACTTGATGCGGGGCACGGCGGCAAGGACCCGGGTACAATTGGAACGACAGGTGTTTATGAAAGAAATATAGTTTTACCAATAACACAGAAGATAAGGGATTATTTAAGCAAGGAATACACAGATATAAAAGTTATTATGACGAGAGACAGCGATGAATTTATAGAACTTAAGACAAGAGGAACCATATCAAACAGTGAAGGGGGCAATCTTTTCGTAAGCATACATTGCAACGCAAAAAAGATTGAAGAAAATGATAAAAGCGGTTTCGAAATATACGTTCTCGATTTAGCTCGTGTTGATGAAGCAAAGAATATTACTTATGATGAAAACATGTTCATCGCAAAATCCGAAAAACCAGATTCAGCATTCATTGAGCAGAGAAAAATACTTGCATCTATTTTTCAGCAAACATACCAGAGGTACAGCAACAGATTTGCAAGTATTATAGAAACTGAAATGATAAAAGGATGCAAACTGCCGAGCAGAGGAGTTTTTCAGGCAGGATTTTGGGTGCTGTTGAGTGCTTCAATGCCCTCTGTACTCGTTGAGTGCGGCTACCTTTCTAACAAGTCTGATGAAGAATACCTTAAATCAGATAAAGGTCAAACCGAAATTGCAAAGTCAGTTTTTAAGGCAATCAGATACTTCAAAATGGATTATGACTTTGAAAACTCATTAATGAATTAAACAAATATAATAATTTATTAATAGCTTATTAAAGCAGTAGAATAAAAAAAGCCGGAAAAACCATCCGGCTTTGATTTAATTTTACACAAATTTATTTCGTTAGAATCATTTTCTTCGTATCTGTAAATTTTTCAGCAGTTAGTCTATAATAATATACTCCGCTTGACAGGGAACTTCCATTGAACGAAGCCTCATAAATGCCTGCAGTTCTAACTCCGTTGAATAATGTTTGTACTTCTCTTCCCAAATAATCAAAAACAACTAAAGTTACAAATGAATTTTCAGGAATGGAATATTGAATCCTTGTGACAGGATTAAAGGGATTCGGATAATTTTGTCCCAGCTTAAAATTACTTGGCAATACATTTCCTGTATTTCCTAATGATGTCACCGGACTTATTACATAACGAATTTCTCCGACCATAGCACGGGATGCAAACCAGCTTCCAGATGGAGTAAAAGGTGCAGAACGGCCGTCACCT
Above is a window of Ignavibacteria bacterium DNA encoding:
- a CDS encoding N-acetylmuramoyl-L-alanine amidase, coding for MKKYYYIFIPAAVLIITILFLVTDKSVPQERSDKKIFTVILDAGHGGKDPGTIGTTGVYERNIVLPITQKIRDYLSKEYTDIKVIMTRDSDEFIELKTRGTISNSEGGNLFVSIHCNAKKIEENDKSGFEIYVLDLARVDEAKNITYDENMFIAKSEKPDSAFIEQRKILASIFQQTYQRYSNRFASIIETEMIKGCKLPSRGVFQAGFWVLLSASMPSVLVECGYLSNKSDEEYLKSDKGQTEIAKSVFKAIRYFKMDYDFENSLMN